Proteins encoded within one genomic window of Bacteroidia bacterium:
- a CDS encoding histone deacetylase produces MIKIAWSPLYCLPLPANHRFPMVKYELIPEQLLYEGTFAQENFFEPGMDEIWIAATHDAAYIRKVKTGALSRLEMRRIGFPYSHQMVQREINIMNGTTEAASYALEHGIAFNIAGGTHHASRDTGEGFCIFNDIAVAATFLIETQKAKQVLVADLDVHQGNGTAKIFEHEPRVFTFSMHGTNNFPLKKTESDLDIALSDGTGDEEYLTLLNENLQRLIRQLQPDFIFYQAGVDVIASDKLGRLNLSLEGCRERDRLVLEQARVHNIPLVAVMGGGYSTSIREIVEAHCNLYRLAANIYG; encoded by the coding sequence GTGATAAAAATTGCCTGGTCGCCCCTTTATTGCCTGCCTCTTCCTGCCAATCACCGGTTCCCGATGGTTAAGTATGAATTGATCCCGGAGCAACTCCTGTATGAAGGGACATTTGCGCAGGAAAATTTCTTTGAGCCGGGAATGGATGAAATCTGGATTGCGGCCACCCACGATGCGGCATATATTAGAAAGGTAAAGACCGGAGCACTGTCGCGCCTGGAAATGCGCAGGATAGGGTTTCCGTATAGCCACCAAATGGTGCAACGGGAAATAAATATTATGAATGGCACCACAGAAGCGGCTTCGTATGCACTGGAACATGGCATTGCCTTCAACATAGCCGGTGGAACCCATCATGCCTCACGAGATACTGGCGAGGGTTTCTGCATTTTTAATGACATAGCCGTGGCCGCTACTTTTTTAATTGAAACGCAAAAAGCCAAACAGGTGCTGGTGGCAGACCTGGATGTACATCAGGGAAATGGTACGGCTAAAATTTTTGAGCACGAACCGCGTGTTTTCACATTCAGTATGCATGGCACCAATAATTTCCCGCTAAAGAAGACGGAGAGCGACCTGGACATAGCGCTGTCAGATGGCACCGGAGATGAAGAATACCTCACGCTGCTCAATGAAAATTTGCAACGGCTTATCCGTCAGCTTCAGCCCGATTTTATCTTTTATCAGGCCGGTGTAGATGTTATTGCATCCGACAAGCTGGGCCGCCTAAACCTAAGCCTTGAAGGCTGCCGCGAGCGCGACCGGCTGGTTTTGGAGCAAGCACGGGTTCATAATATTCCGCTTGTAGCAGTAATGGGCGGAGGCTACTCCACCAGCATCCGCGAAATTGTGGAGGCGCATTGTAATCTTTATCGGCTGGCTGCAAATATTTATGGTTGA